A single Natrinema pellirubrum DSM 15624 DNA region contains:
- a CDS encoding GNAT family N-acetyltransferase encodes MDVTRIGLEEWRAALPADGYEVFHDPDALSVLDDHTDAELQLYGAYKGQQAVGLLPVFVGSRSIGRTVLSPPVSFSVPRLGPVVNPNSPKRRKRERINRTLAEEVIETLDIDARTTLFRMSCPVEYGDPRPYEWRDFSLTPRFTYVLDLEAKSLENVLSSFSKSLRREMRKRDDLDLTIEREGIDAALRVYEDVVEQYREHDDPAPLSRSFLRDLLSALDGERWRVYVARTPDGEYQSGVLALYSPDLAYFWQGGVTASYDGISVNSLLHHAIIEDVLTDPELESVTGYDLVGANTERLCEYKAKFNADLRQYYVVESGGLEMSLAKSAYQTFASIK; translated from the coding sequence ATGGACGTCACGAGAATCGGACTCGAGGAGTGGCGGGCAGCGCTGCCGGCGGACGGCTACGAAGTGTTTCACGACCCGGACGCGCTCTCCGTCCTCGACGATCACACGGATGCGGAATTGCAACTGTACGGGGCCTACAAGGGCCAGCAGGCGGTCGGCTTGCTTCCGGTGTTCGTCGGGAGTCGGTCGATCGGCCGAACGGTCCTGTCACCGCCAGTCTCGTTCAGTGTGCCTCGACTCGGTCCGGTCGTCAACCCGAACAGCCCGAAACGTCGCAAGCGAGAACGGATCAACCGGACCCTTGCTGAGGAAGTAATCGAAACCCTCGATATTGACGCGCGAACGACGCTGTTCCGGATGAGTTGTCCCGTCGAATACGGGGATCCGCGACCGTACGAGTGGCGAGACTTCTCGCTGACACCGCGGTTCACGTACGTCCTCGACCTTGAGGCGAAATCCCTCGAGAACGTACTGAGCAGCTTCAGCAAGAGCCTCCGGCGGGAGATGCGCAAGCGCGACGACCTCGATCTCACGATCGAACGAGAGGGAATCGACGCGGCCCTCCGCGTCTACGAGGACGTCGTCGAACAGTATCGCGAACACGACGACCCAGCCCCCCTTTCACGGTCGTTTCTCCGGGATCTCCTCTCGGCACTCGACGGCGAGCGGTGGCGGGTCTACGTGGCCCGGACTCCCGACGGCGAGTACCAGAGTGGCGTTCTAGCGCTTTATTCCCCCGACTTAGCCTACTTCTGGCAAGGCGGGGTCACCGCCTCGTACGACGGGATCAGCGTCAACAGTTTGCTCCACCACGCCATCATCGAGGACGTCCTCACTGACCCGGAACTCGAGTCGGTGACCGGTTACGACCTGGTCGGTGCGAACACCGAACGCCTCTGTGAGTACAAGGCCAAGTTCAACGCCGACCTACGACAGTACTACGTCGTCGAGTCCGGAGGGCTGGAGATGTCGCTCGCGAAGTCGGCTTACCAGACGTTCGCAAGCATCAAGTGA
- a CDS encoding alkaline phosphatase family protein: protein MATKFPKTVVIGLDALSFDYLDRFDLPHVQSLRSRGVEAELDSTFPPWTGSAWPSIYTGVDPSHHGVYSFFDFRGTYPDDADVVSHDSVRSPAIWDYLAARDVPAAVLNVPVTYPAGKIRGSLVPGYLAPESADGSPTGIRDDLSRDLGERYRIYAESEASDRAATVDDFVSMIDHRRRAAQAFLESTDWEFAFLQVQKTDTVFHEFDRESAFRRVYEAADEFVGTVLEAVPDGTNVILCSDHGIGRTDGYNVYVNEILRRNGFVETCADGRTPTLGESKGKLSETAEPGADGESLSTRLVSTAESTLHAVGLTPGDAYRLAQRTGADGLVKRLLPDGTREMLGEDVDWRASKAYCRSGPELGVRINLEGRDEDGVVPPDEYEAVRTEVIQTLESVRTPDGQPAFEWVEPRETVYDGPYADEACDVLFMPREMNNLVATSLLGSAFVPIDKHNHKRTGVFVAAGPGISEPAPSGTGPLSVTDVAPIAMSLLGEPVPERMHGKAPPNLVTDEPRAAAYDRIPTVDDRSPTAVDRPEDDAVVDRLENLGYR from the coding sequence ATGGCTACTAAGTTCCCGAAAACCGTCGTTATCGGACTGGACGCGCTGTCGTTCGACTATCTCGATCGGTTCGACCTCCCACACGTGCAGTCGCTTCGCTCGCGGGGCGTCGAGGCCGAACTCGACTCGACGTTCCCGCCGTGGACCGGGAGCGCTTGGCCGTCGATCTATACCGGCGTCGACCCGTCCCACCACGGGGTTTACTCGTTTTTCGACTTTCGTGGGACGTATCCCGACGACGCCGACGTCGTCTCCCACGACAGCGTTCGCTCGCCCGCGATCTGGGACTATCTCGCCGCTCGCGACGTCCCCGCTGCCGTGTTGAATGTCCCTGTCACGTATCCAGCCGGCAAGATCCGGGGATCGCTGGTGCCTGGTTATCTCGCTCCCGAGTCCGCCGACGGATCGCCGACGGGTATCCGAGACGACCTTTCGAGGGACCTCGGGGAACGGTACCGGATTTACGCGGAAAGCGAAGCGAGCGACCGAGCCGCGACCGTCGACGATTTCGTCTCCATGATCGATCACCGCCGTCGGGCGGCGCAAGCGTTCCTCGAGTCGACCGATTGGGAGTTCGCGTTCCTCCAGGTTCAGAAGACTGACACGGTGTTTCACGAGTTCGATCGAGAATCGGCGTTTCGACGGGTCTACGAGGCCGCCGACGAGTTCGTCGGGACCGTCCTCGAGGCGGTGCCGGATGGGACCAACGTGATCCTCTGTTCGGATCACGGGATCGGTCGAACGGACGGCTACAACGTCTATGTCAACGAGATCCTTCGTCGAAACGGGTTTGTCGAGACCTGTGCCGACGGGCGAACGCCGACCCTAGGCGAGAGCAAGGGGAAACTGAGTGAAACGGCCGAACCGGGTGCCGACGGGGAGTCGCTATCGACGCGGCTCGTATCGACCGCCGAGTCGACGCTTCACGCCGTCGGTCTGACGCCGGGCGACGCCTACCGACTCGCCCAGCGGACCGGTGCTGACGGGCTCGTCAAGCGACTGCTACCTGATGGAACCCGGGAGATGCTCGGAGAAGACGTCGACTGGCGAGCCTCGAAAGCGTACTGCCGGAGCGGACCCGAACTCGGAGTCAGGATCAACCTCGAGGGGCGGGACGAGGACGGTGTGGTTCCTCCGGACGAGTACGAGGCGGTCCGGACTGAAGTGATCCAGACCCTCGAGTCGGTTCGGACGCCGGACGGGCAGCCTGCCTTTGAGTGGGTTGAGCCGCGTGAGACGGTCTATGACGGCCCCTACGCGGATGAAGCCTGTGACGTTCTCTTCATGCCACGGGAGATGAACAACCTCGTCGCGACGAGCCTCCTCGGTTCCGCGTTCGTCCCGATCGACAAGCACAACCACAAGCGAACGGGCGTGTTCGTCGCCGCGGGACCGGGGATCTCGGAACCGGCTCCTTCGGGGACCGGACCGCTTTCGGTGACCGACGTTGCCCCGATCGCGATGAGCCTGCTCGGTGAACCGGTTCCGGAGCGGATGCACGGCAAGGCCCCCCCGAACCTCGTCACGGACGAGCCGCGGGCCGCAGCGTACGACAGAATTCCGACCGTGGACGACCGATCCCCGACGGCCGTCGACCGGCCCGAAGACGACGCGGTCGTCGACCGCCTCGAGAACCTCGGCTACCGCTAA
- a CDS encoding flippase, which produces MVDEHDVSKLLSSAVLIGAGQVFYSVSQLLERIVVARLLTTDAYGEVSIGLAILTFVTTVGLLGMRGGVPRYMSRFDDEENERGVWLTGVVIAGVASLVLTAVLLGSAGILSDLLFERAGSNGLVTLFVACIPFTVGLELAVAGIRGRENTLYRTYARDLLYPTSRLLFLAGFLLAGLGVHAAAMAYLLGAIVSCALACYLLDRLVPLVGSARLRLRELLVFSVPLVFATVLSNMLTRTDTLMLGYFRPSREVGLYSAAYPLASGMLLVLSSFGFMYLPLASRLDSENERAEVGSIYELTTKWVYILTFPLFLTFVVFSSDVLTIVFGQRYATAGNALSILAIGFFTSAMFGRNRETLSALGYTTAIMGANGLAFLINVALNLVLIPRYGYMGAAMTSMFSFVVLNLTVYAILKLKYDITPFSKWSRRTFVVLPATLFPVAFLLRGSVSLTAVTLPLFLVGTGLCSIAIVSLAGCLQPADRIPISLLEQRLDVTVPFVHRYLPESN; this is translated from the coding sequence ATGGTCGACGAACACGACGTGTCGAAGCTCCTCTCGAGCGCGGTCCTCATCGGTGCTGGACAGGTGTTTTACTCGGTATCGCAACTCCTCGAGCGGATCGTCGTCGCACGGCTGTTGACGACTGACGCTTACGGGGAGGTCAGCATCGGACTGGCGATCCTGACCTTCGTGACGACGGTCGGGCTGCTCGGCATGCGAGGGGGGGTTCCCCGGTACATGTCCCGGTTCGACGACGAGGAGAACGAACGGGGCGTCTGGCTGACCGGCGTCGTCATCGCCGGTGTCGCGTCCCTCGTTCTGACCGCTGTGCTGCTCGGGAGTGCGGGGATCCTGTCGGACCTCCTGTTCGAGCGGGCCGGCTCGAACGGACTAGTCACCTTGTTCGTGGCGTGTATCCCCTTCACCGTCGGCCTCGAACTCGCAGTAGCGGGGATCCGCGGGCGGGAGAACACGCTCTACCGGACGTACGCACGGGACCTGCTCTACCCGACCAGTCGGCTGCTCTTCCTCGCCGGATTCCTGCTCGCGGGCCTTGGTGTTCATGCCGCCGCCATGGCTTACCTCCTCGGTGCGATCGTCTCGTGTGCGCTCGCGTGTTACCTCCTCGATCGACTCGTCCCCCTCGTCGGGTCGGCCCGATTGCGCCTCCGCGAGTTGCTGGTGTTTTCCGTGCCCCTAGTCTTCGCGACGGTACTCTCGAATATGCTCACCCGAACTGACACGCTGATGCTGGGGTACTTCCGGCCGTCACGCGAGGTCGGGCTCTACAGCGCTGCCTATCCCCTCGCCAGCGGGATGTTGCTCGTCCTCTCTTCGTTCGGATTTATGTACCTCCCGCTAGCGTCGCGGCTCGATTCGGAGAACGAACGCGCCGAGGTCGGCTCAATCTACGAGCTGACAACGAAGTGGGTCTACATCCTCACGTTCCCGCTCTTTCTCACGTTCGTTGTCTTTTCAAGCGACGTCCTGACGATCGTCTTCGGCCAGCGCTACGCCACGGCCGGGAACGCGCTGTCGATCCTCGCGATCGGGTTCTTCACGAGCGCAATGTTCGGACGCAATCGCGAGACGCTCTCGGCCCTCGGGTACACCACCGCTATCATGGGCGCGAACGGGCTCGCGTTCTTGATCAATGTCGCCCTGAACCTCGTTCTCATCCCGCGGTACGGTTACATGGGTGCCGCCATGACCTCGATGTTCTCGTTCGTCGTCCTCAACCTGACGGTCTACGCCATACTGAAGTTGAAATACGACATCACGCCGTTCTCGAAGTGGTCGAGGCGGACATTTGTCGTCCTCCCGGCGACCCTCTTTCCGGTCGCGTTCCTGCTCCGTGGCTCGGTCTCGCTGACGGCAGTGACGCTTCCGCTCTTCCTCGTCGGCACGGGCCTCTGCTCGATCGCGATCGTCTCTCTGGCCGGCTGTCTCCAGCCGGCGGACCGCATCCCCATCTCGCTGCTTGAGCAGCGACTGGACGTGACGGTCCCGTTCGTTCACCGGTATCTGCCGGAATCCAACTAA
- a CDS encoding right-handed parallel beta-helix repeat-containing protein, translated as MTGAAATTLATGAAAAAGVSAADSEPAVADTEQMSERQLSISDGEDLSSYVSDSSNGELLVVPSGSYEWNRRVSFSRRNWGIRGEGDVEIAVPASRGRGTKNGYVLNVSGDNVFVENLTFDSDGRPAIGFRCIVDQRAEFRDITVASDGPRTWNAKQTNMFNVGAESSSGEVLLDGIVAYNNGNISQYNGGSSRVGIWSSRSGKLTVRNSVVSGFPNNGIYTRMPGALEVDNCVFANNNVSSIRLGGSNEVVKNSTFYLDLSRDDTTHSHPQRGVSNTGGITADNRERASNGGYVRNCSFIVENVPNSTGAIRFLENEWVEVEDSQFLLNQSDVPGVGWNNSGSARLRNLVFDTENGSGAAAASQGGQYPTVEDVCVSSDLSDGAIDASSRNCSFDWSQAHDYPNPDFEGGTETTGNGTDEPRLGNTLVIDGEGGSERADYQFAVDGAIEHSEYYSAYGTGGEIDGGSATGFVRGGADGFRFSGELTNLQIDDGPTVRVNGIEVDPDDIGEEDSGNGDSGLERTIAIDGDGGSERVTYRFTVDGEVERSEELSAYGTGGDIDGNSVSGFVRGGTDGFQFSGELTELEVDGEPIVRVDGAVVEPAEIVSSDAGQELVNTLVIDGEGSSERVDYQFAVDGAIEHSEYYSAYGTGGEIDDGSVTGFVRGGADGFRFSGELTDLQIDDGPTVRVNGVEVDPSRLWD; from the coding sequence TTGACGGGAGCCGCCGCGACGACGCTCGCGACCGGGGCTGCAGCGGCTGCGGGCGTCTCGGCAGCCGACTCCGAACCGGCGGTGGCGGACACGGAACAGATGTCCGAACGGCAGTTGTCGATCTCGGACGGCGAGGACCTGTCGTCATACGTTTCGGACTCGAGCAACGGTGAGTTGCTCGTCGTCCCATCTGGTTCCTACGAGTGGAACCGGCGAGTGTCGTTCTCCCGTCGGAACTGGGGTATCCGCGGCGAAGGTGATGTCGAAATCGCGGTCCCCGCGAGCCGCGGTCGGGGAACCAAGAACGGCTACGTGTTGAATGTCTCCGGCGACAATGTGTTCGTTGAAAACCTTACGTTCGATTCCGACGGCCGCCCGGCCATCGGTTTCCGCTGTATCGTGGACCAACGTGCGGAGTTCCGCGACATCACGGTCGCGAGCGACGGTCCGCGGACCTGGAACGCCAAGCAGACTAACATGTTCAACGTCGGGGCGGAGTCCTCGAGCGGGGAGGTCCTGCTCGACGGTATCGTCGCCTACAACAACGGCAACATCTCGCAGTACAATGGCGGTAGTTCCCGAGTCGGGATCTGGTCGTCCCGATCCGGAAAGCTGACCGTTCGGAACTCGGTCGTCTCGGGGTTCCCGAACAACGGGATCTACACGCGGATGCCGGGCGCACTCGAGGTCGACAACTGCGTGTTCGCCAACAACAACGTCAGTAGTATCCGCCTCGGTGGGAGCAACGAGGTCGTGAAAAACAGCACGTTCTACCTCGACCTCTCCCGGGACGATACGACGCACTCGCATCCGCAGCGCGGCGTCTCGAACACCGGTGGGATCACCGCGGACAACCGCGAGCGAGCGTCCAATGGGGGGTACGTTCGAAACTGTTCGTTCATCGTTGAGAACGTCCCGAACTCGACGGGCGCGATCCGGTTTCTGGAGAACGAGTGGGTCGAAGTCGAGGACTCGCAGTTCCTGCTCAACCAGTCGGACGTTCCCGGCGTCGGCTGGAACAACAGCGGCTCGGCCCGCCTTCGGAACCTCGTGTTCGACACCGAGAACGGGTCGGGTGCGGCCGCCGCTTCGCAGGGTGGCCAGTACCCGACCGTCGAAGACGTCTGTGTCAGTTCCGATCTCTCCGACGGTGCGATCGACGCCAGCAGTCGCAACTGCAGTTTCGACTGGAGTCAGGCACACGACTATCCGAACCCCGATTTCGAGGGCGGAACGGAGACGACCGGAAACGGGACCGACGAACCGCGGCTCGGGAACACGCTGGTCATCGACGGCGAGGGCGGTTCCGAGCGGGCTGACTACCAGTTCGCGGTCGACGGCGCGATCGAACACAGCGAGTACTACTCGGCGTACGGTACCGGCGGCGAGATTGACGGCGGCTCCGCGACTGGGTTCGTCCGCGGCGGTGCCGATGGCTTCCGGTTTTCCGGCGAACTCACGAACCTCCAGATCGATGACGGACCGACTGTCCGGGTCAACGGCATCGAAGTCGACCCCGATGACATCGGCGAGGAAGATTCGGGAAACGGTGACAGCGGCCTCGAGCGGACGATCGCGATCGACGGTGACGGCGGCAGTGAGCGCGTAACTTACCGGTTCACCGTCGACGGCGAGGTCGAGCGCAGCGAGGAACTCTCGGCGTACGGTACCGGCGGCGACATCGATGGCAACTCCGTTAGCGGGTTCGTCCGTGGCGGTACCGACGGCTTCCAGTTCTCGGGCGAACTCACCGAACTCGAAGTCGACGGGGAGCCGATCGTCCGCGTCGACGGGGCCGTCGTTGAACCGGCGGAGATCGTCAGTTCGGACGCCGGTCAGGAACTCGTGAACACGCTCGTGATCGACGGCGAGGGCAGTTCCGAACGGGTCGACTACCAGTTCGCGGTCGACGGCGCGATCGAACACAGCGAGTACTACTCGGCGTACGGTACCGGCGGCGAGATTGACGACGGCTCCGTGACTGGGTTCGTCCGCGGCGGTGCCGATGGCTTCCGGTTTTCCGGCGAACTCACGGACCTCCAGATCGATGACGGACCGACTGTCCGGGTCAACGGCGTCGAAGTCGATCCGAGTCGGCTCTGGGACTGA
- a CDS encoding WD40/YVTN/BNR-like repeat-containing protein has translation MKLQTIHDGRVIATADRSVLVESVGEPGVKRVGKLPVPEPWDLGYRAKATAPFRSVVTTLTGDFPAVNIWSIDDGTLIASADRWLFRSTDGGSRWTTVRSLPDSSAPMGVLPSAVCVADGTVYLGEYPLDGETTPRILASENGGRTWLTAASLESVRHVHSVQTDPYTGDIWVTTGDADMECQIGRLRDGTVEAVGGGDQSWRAVELAFTPEAVLWGVDSVYTELKPIRKLPRERFDDPDPRPTTVHEVSSSVYYAETVSVGGTKWVLFSTAMEAGGDSTGPDGQTVYSDRAAVIAASSTTGFTEWNVLVAFRKRSVPTDRWNPRGVLPRANAYVFLASHPDRGVFVNPYNTDRDNGNIRLLSDRSLARRS, from the coding sequence ATGAAACTCCAGACGATCCACGACGGACGGGTCATCGCGACAGCGGATCGGTCGGTACTCGTCGAATCCGTCGGCGAACCCGGAGTCAAGAGAGTCGGGAAGCTACCAGTACCGGAGCCGTGGGATCTCGGCTATCGAGCGAAGGCTACCGCACCGTTTCGGTCGGTTGTGACGACTCTGACCGGAGATTTCCCGGCCGTAAACATCTGGTCGATCGACGACGGGACCCTGATCGCGAGCGCCGACCGCTGGCTGTTCCGGTCGACCGACGGCGGCAGCCGATGGACCACCGTCAGATCGTTACCCGACTCCTCGGCACCGATGGGCGTCCTCCCGTCGGCGGTCTGTGTCGCCGACGGCACAGTCTATCTCGGCGAGTACCCCCTCGACGGGGAGACGACGCCCCGAATCCTCGCATCCGAGAATGGCGGCCGAACGTGGTTGACCGCCGCGTCCCTCGAGAGCGTTCGCCACGTCCATTCGGTCCAGACGGATCCCTACACCGGCGACATCTGGGTCACTACCGGGGACGCGGACATGGAGTGTCAGATCGGCCGGCTTCGAGACGGCACGGTCGAGGCCGTCGGCGGCGGCGACCAGTCGTGGCGTGCGGTCGAGTTGGCGTTTACGCCCGAAGCAGTCCTATGGGGGGTCGACAGCGTCTACACGGAACTAAAACCGATCAGAAAGCTCCCCCGAGAGCGATTCGATGACCCTGATCCTCGCCCGACGACCGTCCACGAGGTCTCGAGTTCGGTGTACTACGCCGAGACCGTCTCGGTCGGGGGAACGAAGTGGGTACTTTTTTCGACGGCCATGGAGGCCGGCGGAGACAGCACCGGTCCGGACGGTCAGACGGTTTACTCGGACCGGGCGGCCGTCATCGCCGCCTCGTCCACCACCGGGTTTACTGAGTGGAACGTGCTCGTCGCCTTCCGAAAGCGATCGGTCCCCACCGACCGGTGGAACCCAAGGGGAGTTCTGCCGAGGGCCAACGCGTACGTGTTTCTCGCAAGCCATCCGGACCGCGGCGTGTTCGTAAACCCCTACAATACGGACCGAGACAACGGGAATATACGGTTACTTTCGGATCGGTCGCTTGCCCGCCGTTCCTGA
- a CDS encoding glycosyltransferase: MDSVLIVSEHQNPSKIERHYGPLADVAERTTMVCLTPSESTDSIRYRTVPTFGHRLIGICLMFFVAFLEGVRNDYDAVVSISLFPYGCFALALRPFTGAPAHLGIIGADIDIHATAWYGAVPRAAIKRFDSVSVPGSAHRKALLEFGVDEARVSVLSNAIDTDRYVPPTDPAEPTYDFLWIGRFSEEKDPLLFVEALGELSAKGVEFRAAMVGSGAERDAVERAIASHGLDDAIDRPGWVDDPRRYYYESEIFVLTSARDALPLTLIEAMATGIPSVVPAVGSVPDIADHGETALVVPDRTPSAFADSLRRLSVDDRLRARLGANATAVRAEFSYANARDDWRRILGTLAGADGRTLR, translated from the coding sequence ATGGACTCCGTGTTGATCGTCTCCGAACATCAGAACCCCTCGAAGATCGAACGCCATTACGGTCCCTTGGCCGATGTCGCCGAGCGGACGACTATGGTCTGTCTCACCCCCTCGGAGTCGACCGATTCGATCAGGTATCGGACCGTCCCGACGTTCGGACACCGGCTTATCGGGATCTGTCTCATGTTCTTCGTTGCGTTCCTTGAGGGGGTCCGCAACGACTACGACGCCGTCGTTTCGATCTCGTTGTTCCCCTATGGCTGCTTCGCGCTGGCGTTGCGACCGTTCACGGGCGCGCCAGCCCACCTCGGAATCATTGGAGCCGATATCGACATACATGCGACGGCCTGGTACGGAGCGGTTCCTCGAGCCGCGATCAAGCGGTTCGACTCGGTGTCCGTTCCCGGGTCGGCCCATAGGAAGGCACTCCTCGAGTTCGGCGTCGACGAGGCACGGGTGTCCGTCCTCTCGAACGCGATCGATACGGACCGGTACGTTCCGCCGACCGACCCGGCCGAACCGACCTACGACTTCCTCTGGATCGGCCGGTTCAGCGAGGAAAAAGATCCGTTGCTGTTCGTCGAGGCGCTGGGGGAACTGTCGGCGAAGGGCGTCGAGTTCCGTGCGGCGATGGTCGGCTCGGGGGCCGAACGCGACGCGGTCGAACGGGCGATCGCGTCGCACGGTCTGGACGATGCGATCGATCGGCCCGGTTGGGTCGACGATCCACGCCGGTACTACTACGAGTCCGAAATCTTCGTGTTGACCTCTGCTCGAGATGCACTCCCGCTGACGCTAATTGAGGCGATGGCCACTGGGATCCCGAGCGTCGTTCCCGCGGTCGGTTCCGTGCCCGACATCGCCGATCACGGTGAGACCGCGCTCGTCGTTCCCGACCGGACCCCCTCGGCGTTTGCCGACTCCCTCCGTCGGCTCTCCGTCGATGACCGGCTGCGGGCTCGGCTCGGTGCGAACGCGACCGCCGTGCGAGCGGAGTTCTCGTACGCGAACGCTCGCGACGACTGGCGACGGATCCTCGGAACACTCGCCGGAGCGGACGGCCGGACGTTGCGATAG
- a CDS encoding sulfatase, with protein sequence MASRPDVLFLVLDSLRTDRVSAYGHERETTPALSTLSTYATRYQNAFTQAPWTLPSHTSMFTGAFPSEHGVTNGFSDGMSRLPESRTTLAEHLSDEGYRTAGFSNNPWVGQLSGLDRGFDEFVEWDLEISASDDPGVHTSREEIYSRLHPALGKAARQPLFLLKRRFFTDSLVDRAKRWLARRANSPEPTFTFLNLMEAHSPYFPPERAFEALDLESPSALEPRVLNTKLLTYVMGKSDLAPGTRERVMEYYDASVRYQDEKVEALLGQLQETDLLDDTLVIVCSDHGKTLGDYPREERPPHYVRDINLNVPLWIKRPGQRKGETVNDMFELASLFDVVRDGDPPVGSYTTDVAVAEDFVPHAGRKKPDEITRWRVAADESHKYVRNDAGEEYLYDRTADSRRSRPDQDRCDAYAERLSERVREFGSTADESPSDREIDSSVEAQLKDLGYM encoded by the coding sequence ATGGCAAGCCGACCGGACGTGTTGTTCCTGGTACTCGACTCGCTTCGAACGGACCGCGTCTCCGCCTACGGCCACGAACGGGAGACGACCCCTGCGCTCTCGACGCTCTCGACGTACGCGACGAGATACCAAAACGCGTTCACGCAGGCACCCTGGACGCTTCCCTCGCACACGTCGATGTTTACGGGAGCGTTCCCGTCCGAACACGGCGTCACTAACGGCTTCTCCGATGGGATGAGTCGACTCCCTGAGTCGCGGACGACGCTCGCCGAACACCTCTCGGACGAGGGATATCGGACCGCCGGCTTCTCGAACAACCCGTGGGTCGGGCAGCTTTCGGGCCTCGATCGCGGCTTCGACGAGTTCGTCGAGTGGGACCTCGAGATCTCAGCGTCGGACGACCCCGGAGTTCACACGTCTCGCGAGGAGATTTATTCCAGGCTCCATCCGGCCCTGGGCAAAGCGGCCCGGCAACCGTTGTTCCTGCTGAAACGCCGCTTCTTCACCGACAGCCTCGTCGATCGGGCAAAGCGCTGGCTCGCCCGCCGGGCCAATTCCCCGGAGCCGACGTTTACTTTCCTGAACCTCATGGAAGCCCACAGCCCGTACTTCCCTCCCGAACGGGCCTTCGAAGCGCTCGACCTCGAGTCGCCGTCGGCCCTCGAGCCCCGTGTTCTCAACACGAAACTGCTCACGTACGTGATGGGGAAGTCCGACCTCGCACCGGGGACCCGCGAGCGGGTCATGGAGTACTACGACGCGAGCGTGCGCTATCAGGATGAGAAAGTCGAAGCGCTTCTCGGGCAGTTGCAGGAGACAGATCTGTTAGACGACACGCTCGTGATCGTCTGTTCGGACCACGGAAAGACCCTTGGGGACTACCCGCGGGAGGAACGGCCACCCCACTACGTTCGCGACATCAACCTCAACGTCCCGCTGTGGATCAAACGCCCCGGCCAGCGCAAGGGCGAGACCGTCAACGACATGTTCGAACTCGCCTCGCTGTTCGATGTCGTCCGCGACGGTGACCCGCCGGTTGGGAGCTACACGACTGACGTCGCCGTCGCCGAGGATTTCGTACCCCACGCGGGTCGTAAGAAGCCCGACGAGATCACTCGCTGGCGGGTCGCCGCCGACGAGAGCCACAAGTACGTCCGAAACGACGCCGGCGAGGAGTACCTCTACGACCGGACCGCCGACAGCCGCCGGTCACGGCCCGACCAGGACCGCTGTGACGCGTACGCCGAGCGGCTGTCCGAGCGCGTCCGCGAGTTCGGATCGACAGCCGACGAGTCGCCGAGCGACCGCGAGATCGACTCGAGCGTCGAGGCCCAGCTGAAGGATCTGGGCTACATGTAA